A region of Planctomycetaceae bacterium DNA encodes the following proteins:
- a CDS encoding TIM barrel protein, protein MAAKPSVIISAFADEAANHRTALEQMTALAAIGIRNYSPRFIDVAGNGTVEHVVDLSPDNLQRLKELHAEYGVSVTSIGARIGKVKLLDVDDGSHNKFVPIAEYLTGEVAKTIAVAKALDTKLIRGFSFYHPRGTRAEDHLDAAADQIRQITNACAKEGLVYGLEIEPNLVGETGPLLAELARRVDHPAMVLIFDGGNVAAQNKNPVQVFEEYKVTVPYLGWMHVKDYRIDPNLTWTGAVDEERLKNFVPANEGDAGHELIFRDLREQLPSIQQRLDKLGIPGFYLETEPHLKGGGQFGGFSGPDGMGVAVRALCSCLDYAGIGYNLRTFADIRQLRGF, encoded by the coding sequence ATGGCCGCTAAGCCATCCGTCATCATCAGCGCATTCGCCGACGAAGCCGCCAATCACCGCACCGCTCTGGAACAGATGACTGCGCTGGCGGCCATCGGAATTCGCAACTACAGCCCGCGGTTTATCGATGTTGCCGGCAACGGCACCGTCGAACACGTCGTCGATCTCTCGCCGGACAACCTTCAGCGGCTGAAGGAACTTCATGCCGAATACGGTGTCAGTGTAACCAGCATCGGCGCCAGAATTGGCAAGGTGAAACTGCTCGACGTCGATGACGGTTCGCACAATAAGTTCGTGCCGATCGCCGAGTACCTCACCGGCGAAGTCGCGAAGACAATCGCCGTGGCGAAGGCTCTCGACACGAAACTCATCCGCGGCTTCTCCTTCTACCATCCGCGAGGAACGCGGGCGGAAGATCATCTGGACGCCGCCGCCGATCAAATTCGCCAGATCACGAATGCCTGTGCGAAGGAAGGGCTTGTGTACGGACTTGAGATCGAACCGAATCTCGTCGGCGAAACCGGCCCGCTGCTGGCCGAACTTGCCCGACGAGTCGATCACCCCGCTATGGTGCTGATCTTCGACGGAGGTAACGTCGCCGCTCAAAATAAGAACCCGGTGCAGGTTTTCGAAGAGTACAAAGTCACGGTGCCATACCTTGGCTGGATGCACGTCAAGGATTATCGCATCGACCCGAATCTGACGTGGACCGGCGCCGTCGATGAGGAACGTCTGAAAAACTTCGTCCCCGCCAATGAAGGTGATGCCGGCCACGAACTCATCTTCCGGGACCTGCGCGAACAATTGCCGTCGATTCAGCAGCGGCTCGACAAGCTGGGAATTCCCGGCTTCTATCTGGAAACCGAACCGCATCTGAAGGGCGGCGGGCAGTTCGGCGGCTTCAGCGGACCGGACGGGATGGGCGTCGCTGTGCGAGCACTCTGCAGT
- a CDS encoding sigma-54 dependent transcriptional regulator, translating to MDAPEFVVLCSSLPGFVRSIGGHLAGQCRLLECYSVQEAAQLVQLRQPIVVVVDLRRGGRQTIDRTWAMAQNSRRTSFVAVVNQGDVNRDTIPEELAGRVALVELAADETDLAKAAAVARQLLAGDSPTVCMSPPAAALHSFDDSPATGVRPVIANSDGSQPDSSDAKTTQPAVTDAGADASDPHAAPLPSIVERFRTRTPALRSMLQRLEVAARHDVTILLIGETGSGKTHLAGLIHEASHRAVAPFLTVACGALPADLIESELFGHVKGAFTSAHTDKDGKFLAAGRGTILLDEIDVLTPEQQVKLLRVIEKGEFEPVGSNRTIHVQARVIAASNRELQPLVETGCFRPDLYYRLNTLSFQIPPLRKRLPDIEPLVRYFVHRHAEKHNIDVVEISSEFLDTLIGYPWPGNVREMENAIRSAVIYSDGGRLTIDTLPPNIVKGAAGPGNDGSVATFFSGKRGESLGNCIELTEKDLIEQALLNNSFSRTKTAKQLGISRVTLYNKMKKYEMMPQK from the coding sequence GTGGACGCGCCTGAATTTGTTGTGCTGTGCAGTTCGCTGCCGGGCTTTGTCCGCAGCATCGGCGGACATCTGGCCGGCCAGTGCCGGCTGCTGGAATGCTATTCCGTGCAGGAAGCGGCTCAGCTTGTGCAACTTCGTCAGCCGATCGTTGTTGTCGTCGATCTGCGCCGCGGAGGACGTCAGACCATCGACCGAACCTGGGCGATGGCTCAGAATTCCCGAAGGACTTCCTTTGTCGCCGTCGTGAACCAGGGTGATGTCAATCGCGACACCATTCCGGAAGAACTGGCCGGACGCGTGGCACTGGTGGAACTTGCGGCGGACGAAACTGATCTGGCGAAAGCGGCCGCCGTCGCCCGGCAACTTCTTGCCGGAGATTCGCCGACGGTCTGCATGAGTCCGCCGGCCGCGGCGCTGCATTCCTTCGACGATTCGCCCGCGACAGGCGTTCGCCCCGTCATCGCGAATTCGGATGGCTCTCAGCCGGATTCCAGCGACGCAAAGACGACACAACCGGCCGTCACAGATGCCGGTGCCGACGCTTCGGATCCCCACGCTGCGCCGCTTCCGTCGATCGTGGAACGCTTTCGGACTCGCACACCGGCGCTGAGAAGCATGCTGCAGCGTCTGGAAGTCGCCGCTCGTCACGATGTCACGATCCTGCTGATCGGCGAAACAGGTTCCGGCAAGACTCACCTGGCCGGGCTGATCCACGAAGCCTCACATCGCGCCGTCGCTCCGTTTCTGACGGTTGCCTGCGGAGCTCTGCCGGCCGACCTGATCGAAAGCGAACTGTTCGGCCATGTGAAGGGCGCGTTCACGAGTGCTCACACCGACAAGGACGGAAAGTTCCTGGCAGCCGGTCGCGGCACCATCCTGCTGGATGAAATCGACGTGCTGACGCCCGAACAGCAGGTCAAGCTTCTGCGAGTCATCGAAAAGGGAGAATTTGAACCGGTGGGTTCCAACCGCACGATCCACGTTCAGGCACGCGTCATTGCCGCCAGCAATCGTGAACTGCAGCCGCTGGTCGAGACCGGCTGCTTTCGTCCGGACCTTTACTATCGACTGAATACGCTCAGCTTTCAGATACCGCCGCTGCGAAAGCGCCTGCCGGATATTGAACCGCTGGTCCGGTATTTCGTGCATCGCCATGCGGAAAAACACAACATCGACGTTGTGGAAATTTCTTCGGAGTTTCTGGACACGTTGATTGGGTATCCGTGGCCCGGAAATGTCCGCGAAATGGAAAACGCAATCCGCAGCGCCGTGATTTACAGCGACGGTGGCCGTCTGACAATTGACACGTTGCCGCCCAACATCGTCAAAGGCGCCGCGGGTCCGGGCAATGACGGTTCTGTCGCGACCTTCTTTTCCGGCAAACGCGGCGAGTCGCTGGGGAACTGCATTGAGCTGACGGAGAAGGATCTCATCGAACAGGCGCTGCTGAACAACAGCTTCAGCCGCACCAAGACCGCGAAACAGCTCGGCATCAGCCGCGTCACGCTCTACAACAAAATGAAGAAGTACGAAATGATGCCGCAGAAATAG
- a CDS encoding EVE domain-containing protein: MASAKRNFWLFKSEPDVFSIQDLAREKGQRTTWEGVRNYQVRNMLRDEIRTGDGVLFYHSRVDPMVVAGTAEVVKSGYPDHFAFEAGHKYFDPKSTPENPVWYMVDIRLTRIFETPVTRDVLKANKATSGMQVLAKGSRLSIVRVTKAEWDAVHKLANA, translated from the coding sequence ATGGCGTCGGCGAAACGCAACTTCTGGCTGTTCAAGTCGGAACCGGATGTGTTTTCCATCCAGGATCTGGCCAGGGAAAAGGGACAGCGGACAACGTGGGAAGGCGTTCGCAACTATCAGGTTCGCAATATGCTGCGCGACGAAATTCGCACCGGCGACGGAGTGCTGTTTTATCACAGTCGAGTCGACCCGATGGTCGTCGCCGGAACGGCGGAGGTCGTGAAGTCCGGTTATCCCGATCACTTCGCATTCGAAGCCGGCCACAAGTATTTCGACCCGAAAAGCACCCCGGAAAACCCCGTGTGGTACATGGTCGATATCCGCCTGACCCGGATCTTTGAAACGCCGGTGACTCGCGATGTCCTGAAGGCAAACAAGGCGACCAGCGGCATGCAGGTGCTGGCGAAGGGCAGCCGACTGTCCATCGTGCGCGTCACCAAAGCCGAGTGGGACGCCGTTCACAAACTCGCCAACGCCTGA
- a CDS encoding DEAD/DEAH box helicase, whose amino-acid sequence MATKVKKANQLTLRDRLSRLTFMQACRLLSPDEELGRKLIYAGGRHEFDDIENQVYLGGDLLRVNMPRNDAVVTITTRADGKERLIWNCTECETACEHVGAALSLVLEEKTALGLAAAPPERIPVAELNEEALVQRALAERLDRAQTEKMTVKAVDTDSKSPWTDYLVTSKMTGKTYRVALRGTECGDSYCTCPDFRSNTLGTCKHILHTLKKARKRFPTEAFKKKHRPSETNVYLKYGTELALRLETPGRQSREAAKIIGPIADVDITDVNDLIGRIDRLEGLGEDVVVYPDAEEFIQHKLFQKRITELVAQIRSDPKKHPLRTELLKTELLPYQMDGVAFAVGAGRAILADDMGLGKTIQGVGVAELLAREAGIQRVLVICPTSLKSQWRSEVHRFSERDCQLVVGRADERPAQYESGAFFTICNYEQVLKDIMEIERLPWDLIILDEGQRIKNWEALTTQIVKSLRSRFALVLSGTPLENRLDELYSVVQFIDDRRLGPGFRFFNRYRLVDEKGRVLGYQNLDELREKLKPILLRRTRDSVLKDLPPRITDIIRITPTTEQKELHRAHHRIIASIVGKAYISEMDLMRLRQALLMCRMVADSTFLVDKQPPGYSTKLEQLDELFEQLFVENDHKAVLFSEWTRMLDLIEPLLEKRGVKFVRLEGKVPQKKRQQLVHEFQHNPDCKVFLSTNAGSTGLNLQAADTVINVDLPWNPAVLEQRIARAHRMGQKKPVQVFILVTEKTLEESLLNTLGQKKELASAALDYESDIRSVDLQSGIEQLRSRLEVLLGAVAEADSDESLKREREQEAARLARRKQMADAGGQMLTAAFGFLSQMLPDSEAAPVSEEAARQIREQLVECADVDEDGNRSLKINLPDNEALTQLAEALAKMLSLKK is encoded by the coding sequence ATGGCTACGAAGGTCAAAAAGGCAAATCAACTGACGCTACGAGATCGACTGTCACGACTGACGTTCATGCAGGCCTGCCGGTTGCTAAGTCCGGACGAAGAACTTGGTCGCAAGCTGATTTACGCCGGCGGTCGCCATGAATTCGATGACATTGAAAATCAGGTGTATCTCGGCGGCGATCTGCTTCGAGTCAACATGCCGCGCAATGACGCCGTCGTGACGATCACCACCCGCGCGGATGGCAAAGAACGGCTGATCTGGAACTGCACCGAATGCGAGACCGCCTGCGAACATGTCGGAGCGGCGTTGTCTCTGGTGCTGGAAGAAAAAACGGCTCTCGGACTTGCCGCCGCGCCGCCCGAACGCATTCCCGTCGCGGAACTGAACGAAGAAGCGCTCGTCCAGCGAGCACTCGCCGAACGTCTCGACCGGGCTCAAACCGAAAAGATGACCGTCAAGGCCGTTGATACCGACAGCAAGTCGCCGTGGACCGACTATCTGGTCACCAGCAAAATGACGGGTAAGACATACCGCGTGGCGTTACGAGGCACGGAATGCGGCGATTCGTACTGCACGTGTCCCGATTTTCGCAGCAACACGCTGGGTACCTGCAAGCACATTCTGCACACACTGAAAAAGGCCAGAAAGCGATTTCCGACCGAAGCGTTCAAGAAGAAGCACCGCCCGTCGGAAACCAACGTGTACCTGAAATACGGCACCGAACTGGCACTGCGGCTGGAGACTCCCGGCCGGCAAAGCCGCGAGGCGGCAAAGATCATCGGGCCGATCGCTGATGTCGACATCACCGACGTCAACGATCTGATCGGCCGCATCGATCGGCTGGAAGGACTCGGCGAAGACGTCGTCGTTTACCCGGACGCCGAAGAGTTCATTCAGCACAAATTGTTTCAGAAGCGCATCACCGAACTGGTCGCGCAGATTCGTTCCGACCCGAAAAAGCACCCGCTGCGCACGGAATTGCTGAAGACCGAACTGCTGCCCTATCAGATGGACGGCGTCGCCTTTGCCGTCGGAGCCGGCCGGGCCATCCTGGCCGATGACATGGGACTGGGAAAGACGATCCAGGGAGTCGGCGTCGCGGAACTGCTGGCGCGCGAAGCCGGCATTCAAAGAGTGCTGGTGATCTGCCCGACGTCGCTGAAAAGTCAGTGGCGCAGCGAAGTTCATCGATTCAGCGAACGCGACTGCCAGTTGGTCGTCGGTCGCGCCGACGAACGGCCGGCTCAATACGAAAGCGGTGCGTTCTTCACCATCTGCAACTACGAACAGGTGCTGAAGGACATCATGGAAATCGAACGGCTGCCGTGGGACCTGATCATTCTGGATGAAGGGCAGCGGATCAAGAACTGGGAAGCTTTGACAACGCAGATCGTCAAGAGTCTGCGATCACGGTTTGCCCTGGTACTGTCCGGCACTCCTCTGGAAAACCGCCTCGATGAACTTTATTCGGTCGTGCAGTTCATCGATGACCGGCGGCTGGGACCGGGATTTCGCTTCTTCAACCGTTACCGACTGGTCGACGAAAAAGGCAGGGTGCTGGGATATCAGAATCTGGATGAGCTTCGAGAAAAGCTGAAGCCGATTCTGCTGCGGAGAACTCGGGACAGCGTGCTGAAGGATCTGCCGCCGCGAATCACCGACATCATTCGCATCACGCCCACCACCGAACAGAAGGAACTGCACCGGGCGCACCACCGCATTATCGCGTCGATTGTCGGCAAGGCCTACATCAGCGAAATGGATCTCATGCGCCTGCGGCAGGCGCTGCTGATGTGTCGCATGGTCGCCGACAGCACGTTTCTCGTCGACAAGCAGCCGCCGGGCTACTCCACCAAGCTGGAACAACTGGATGAGTTGTTCGAACAGCTGTTCGTCGAAAACGATCACAAGGCGGTGCTGTTTTCCGAATGGACGCGGATGCTGGACCTGATCGAACCGCTGCTGGAAAAACGCGGCGTGAAGTTTGTGCGGCTGGAAGGCAAAGTGCCCCAGAAAAAGCGCCAGCAACTGGTTCACGAATTTCAGCACAACCCGGACTGCAAAGTCTTTCTGTCGACCAACGCCGGTAGCACCGGTCTGAACCTTCAGGCGGCGGACACCGTCATCAACGTCGATCTGCCGTGGAATCCCGCCGTCCTGGAGCAGCGCATCGCGCGAGCTCACCGGATGGGACAGAAGAAGCCCGTCCAGGTCTTTATCCTTGTCACCGAAAAGACGCTGGAAGAAAGCCTGCTGAATACGCTGGGGCAGAAGAAGGAACTGGCCAGCGCCGCTCTGGACTATGAATCCGATATCCGCAGTGTCGATCTGCAAAGCGGTATCGAACAGCTCCGGTCGCGACTGGAAGTCCTGCTGGGAGCGGTCGCGGAAGCGGATTCCGACGAGAGCCTGAAGCGAGAACGTGAACAGGAAGCCGCCCGTCTGGCTCGCCGAAAACAGATGGCCGACGCCGGTGGTCAAATGCTGACCGCCGCGTTCGGTTTTCTGAGTCAGATGCTGCCCGATTCCGAAGCCGCTCCGGTGTCCGAAGAAGCCGCGCGTCAGATTCGGGAACAGCTTGTGGAATGTGCGGACGTCGACGAAGACGGCAACCGTTCGCTGAAAATCAACCTTCCCGACAACGAAGCACTGACGCAGCTTGCGGAGGCTCTGGCGAAGATGTTGTCACTGAAGAAATGA
- the pgsA gene encoding CDP-diacylglycerol--glycerol-3-phosphate 3-phosphatidyltransferase, giving the protein MPSDLPPTPESSKPAGLGRESLNLPNLITVSRLLLAIILFAMIDAGGWWLSSAVLFVFAASTDALDGYLARRYGQVTILGRILDPFVDKIIVGGTFLFLVEANESPEIDTGVNAWMVLIVIGREMFVSSLRGILEKQGKDFSASISGKAKMALQCVAVTASLLSASPDIDWPWLIPARDVLLWAAVVITIWSGVVYVQRAIELLRSPAA; this is encoded by the coding sequence ATGCCATCAGATCTCCCGCCGACTCCGGAATCTTCCAAACCCGCAGGCCTGGGCCGGGAATCGCTGAACCTGCCGAATCTGATCACCGTCAGTCGCCTGCTGCTGGCCATCATTCTTTTCGCCATGATCGACGCCGGCGGATGGTGGCTGTCCAGTGCGGTGCTGTTCGTATTCGCGGCGTCCACCGATGCGCTCGACGGCTATCTGGCCCGCAGGTACGGTCAGGTGACGATCCTGGGCCGGATCCTGGACCCGTTCGTCGACAAGATCATTGTCGGCGGGACGTTTCTGTTTCTGGTGGAAGCCAACGAATCCCCGGAAATCGATACCGGAGTCAATGCCTGGATGGTGCTGATCGTGATCGGCCGGGAAATGTTCGTGTCCAGCCTGCGCGGAATTCTTGAAAAGCAGGGGAAGGACTTTTCCGCCAGCATCAGCGGCAAAGCCAAGATGGCGCTGCAGTGTGTCGCCGTGACCGCCAGCCTGCTGTCCGCCAGTCCCGACATCGACTGGCCATGGCTGATTCCCGCGCGAGACGTGCTGCTGTGGGCAGCCGTCGTCATCACAATCTGGAGCGGCGTTGTCTACGTGCAGCGAGCCATCGAGTTGCTGCGGAGTCCGGCGGCGTGA
- a CDS encoding DUF1501 domain-containing protein — protein sequence MFRYPCQRLRPVLPTRRDMLRQTATGFGSVALAGMLAGLSDPVTAKETRPFSPRDPHFDAKARSVIFLYMDGGVSQVDSFDPKPRLDEENGKPFPSKIEPTQFNNIGNTLASPWKFQNYGESGIPVSSLFPHTAEHVDDLAVVRSMVSNFPEHTNANYFLHTGHGQQGRPSMGAWFGYGLGTECQDLPHYVILNGGLIPPGGLDNFGSGFLPASFQGSVFANSDPPVSDVKPREKSAVLQRNKLELIRALDQDVLQRYGADDQIESAIANYELAARMQLAVPDLMDLSAETQATQDAYGMSDDFKNTATFGRQCLIARRLVERGVRFIQLTCPGGNGDRWDQHSNLKDGHEKNARSVDKPIAALLADLKQRGLFDSTLVVWSGEFGRTPFAQGTDGRDHNQFGFSIWLAGGGIKGGTIYGQTDEFGYKVVENKVEIHDLHATMLHQFGIDHERLTYRFSGRDMRLTDVAGRVVKEILA from the coding sequence ATGTTCCGATATCCGTGCCAACGACTTCGACCCGTGCTGCCGACTCGCCGCGACATGCTGCGGCAAACCGCGACGGGATTCGGCTCGGTCGCACTTGCCGGCATGCTCGCGGGGCTCAGCGATCCGGTGACGGCGAAGGAAACCAGGCCGTTCTCTCCCAGAGATCCGCACTTCGACGCGAAAGCCCGCAGCGTCATCTTTCTGTATATGGACGGAGGCGTTTCGCAGGTCGATTCGTTCGATCCCAAGCCCCGGCTGGATGAGGAAAACGGGAAGCCGTTTCCGTCAAAGATCGAACCGACGCAGTTCAACAACATCGGCAATACGCTGGCCAGTCCGTGGAAGTTTCAGAACTACGGCGAAAGCGGAATTCCCGTCAGCAGTCTTTTTCCGCACACAGCCGAACACGTCGACGATCTGGCCGTGGTCCGGTCGATGGTTTCCAACTTCCCGGAACACACGAATGCGAATTACTTTCTGCACACCGGTCACGGTCAGCAGGGCCGGCCGAGTATGGGAGCCTGGTTTGGCTATGGCCTGGGAACCGAATGCCAGGATCTGCCGCATTACGTCATTCTGAACGGAGGCTTGATTCCTCCCGGCGGACTGGACAACTTCGGAAGCGGATTTTTGCCGGCCAGTTTTCAGGGTTCCGTGTTTGCCAACAGCGATCCACCGGTCTCTGACGTCAAGCCTCGCGAAAAGTCAGCCGTCCTGCAGCGAAACAAACTGGAACTGATCCGGGCACTCGATCAGGACGTGCTGCAGCGTTACGGAGCTGACGATCAGATCGAATCGGCAATCGCCAACTACGAACTGGCCGCTCGAATGCAACTGGCCGTGCCGGACCTGATGGACCTCAGCGCGGAAACTCAGGCGACTCAGGACGCCTACGGCATGTCCGACGACTTTAAGAACACGGCAACGTTCGGACGGCAGTGCCTGATCGCTCGGCGACTGGTGGAACGCGGAGTCCGCTTCATTCAACTGACCTGCCCCGGAGGCAACGGAGATCGCTGGGATCAGCACAGCAACCTGAAGGACGGTCATGAAAAGAACGCTCGCAGCGTCGACAAACCCATCGCCGCACTGCTGGCCGATCTGAAACAGCGGGGACTGTTTGACAGCACACTGGTCGTCTGGTCGGGAGAATTCGGCCGGACGCCGTTTGCTCAGGGAACCGACGGCCGCGACCACAATCAGTTCGGATTTTCGATCTGGCTTGCGGGCGGCGGAATTAAGGGCGGCACGATCTACGGCCAGACCGATGAATTCGGCTACAAGGTGGTTGAAAACAAGGTCGAGATCCACGACCTGCACGCCACAATGTTGCACCAGTTCGGCATCGACCACGAACGGCTGACATACCGTTTCAGCGGGCGAGACATGCGACTGACGGACGTCGCCGGACGCGTCGTGAAAGAGATTCTGGCGTAG